From Danio aesculapii chromosome 18, fDanAes4.1, whole genome shotgun sequence, a single genomic window includes:
- the tsnaxip1 gene encoding translin-associated factor X-interacting protein 1 isoform X1 has product MAVKDLQLPPLLHSRSSSQFVSNDDSNRGLQRHIANKMSRARLIKTKEREASSYVLSEPAEVTFQKPREKRNYGSEYQCLGPDGIFMSCRSLAKPRFLEQLECLLKRELEALDNTHSSKVQELRLQVYQEVFGYLIEEFKTYKPILSAIKKEYDITLAHLRDQIRDLLPLRAKLVLVSEQSDKKILEMRIQERDEVQALKHECRHLQSIIESMRSQQSALQIQVDHLKEDLATQYQLYRDERDARKLLITRISTMQSTQDTKHDDDNEEDESEDPVVVKMALEVCREDLTKAQVELNRLQAEYSDVVPRRDWDNLNHMHEEILMKLETLQADFNQMKSEYDTLLEVHQKSAPATQQHGSDNQHIVTTPRPNWEQCSDILGGTERCKELFEGQSSQKKLEILLKEISSQNQFFTGHGISCDIPIYLRYEGKVKNLKLKKADVIKVIKEIWRNKMAENEKNDDPRDLQTFLHSYLVEQYKDKAGEWAYSLMESIQNNLEDDLICLFNDVLTGKVDESIYHGQTQLLSHLLKVLIQSDITQCGTLTVSEFSEALRKAFPLKSDQDIEELLAAAQTELKSSGVRISYQTLYTEDTDGRHKEFLSLVKKQATAERLQYISELRAQLEGKGEVDAEQLWVAFKTIDPSLEPENLEWNLSVAFQTKESALQAQALEKEVVLQRLSVAHVKRAGPKG; this is encoded by the exons ATGGCAGTAAAAGATCTACAGCTGCCGCCGCTGCTACACTCAAG GTCATCTTCTCAATTTGTGTCTAATGATGACAGCAATAGAGGATTACAGCGACATATTGCAAACAAGATGTCTAGAGCAAGATTGATAAAA ACCAAAGAGAGAGAAGCTTCCAGTTATGTTTTATCTGAGCCTGCTGAAGTTACATTTCAAAAGCCCAGAGAAAAAAGAAATTATGG TTCTGAATATCAATGCCTTGGTCCTGATGGTATCTTCATGTCCTGCAGATCTCTTGCCAAGCCTCGTTTCTTAGAGCAACTGGAGTGTCTTCTCAAGAGAGAACTAGAAGCTTTAGACAACACACACAGCTCCAAAGTCCAAGAGCTCAGACTGCAG gTTTACCAAGAAGTCTTTGGCTATTTAATTGAAGAGTTTAAAACCTACAAACCTATTTTGTCTGCCATCAAAAAGGAGTATGACATCACATTAG CACATCTGCGTGATCAGATCAGAGATCTGCTACCCCTGCGGGCGAAGCTGGTGCTCGTGTCGGAACAGAGTGACAAAAAGATTCTGGAGATGAGAATACAGGAAAGAGATGAGGTTCAAGCTCTGAAACACGAGTGCAGGCATCTGCAGAGCATCATTGAAAGCATGAGGTCACAACAGAGTGCTCTGCAGATTCAG GTTGATCATCTGAAAGAGGATCTAGCCACCCAGTATCAGCTCTACAGGGATGAACGTGATGCACGAAAGCTGCTCATCACCAGAATCAGCACAATGCAATCTACCCAAGATACCAaacatgatgatgataatgaag AGGATGAGTCTGAGGATCCTGTGGTGGTGAAAATGGCTTTGGAGGTGTGCCGAGAAGATCTTACCAAAGCCCAGGTTGAGCTCAATCGCCTGCAAGCTGAATACAGTGATGTGGTCCCTCGACGAGACTGGGACAACCTGAATCATATGCACGAGGAGATACTAATGAAG CTGGAAACCTTACAAGCAGACTTCAACCAGATGAAGTCTGAATATGATACACTGCTGGAGGTTCATCAAAAG TCAGCACCGGCTACACAGCAACATGGCTCAGATAACCAACACATTGTCACAACTCCCAGGCCAAACTGGGAACAGTGTTCAG ATATACTCGGAGGGACTGAGCGATGTAAAGAGCTTTTTGAAGGTCAATCTAGTCAAAAGAAGCTGGAAATCTTGCTGAAGGAGATTAGTAGCCAAAACCAGTTCTTCACTGGACAT GGAATATCCTGTGATATCCCCATTTATCTACGATATGAGGGAAAAGTTAAGAATCTGAAGCTCAAGAAAGCAGATGTTATTAAGGTTATTAAAGAAATATGGAGGAACAAAATGGCGGAGAATGAAAAG AACGATGACCCCAGAGATCTGCAGACATTTCTTCACAGCTATCTTGTGGAACAGTATAAAGATAAAGCAGGAGAATGGGCTTACAGCCTCATGGAAAGCATACAAAACAATCTCGAAGATGATCTCATTTGCCTTTTCAATGACGTCTTGACTGGGAAG GTTGATGAGAGTATCTACCATGGACAGACACAGCTGCTGTCTCACTTGCTCAAGGTTTTAATTCAAAGTGACATTACGCAATGCGGAACACTGACTGTCTCAGAATTTAG CGAGGCATTGAGGAAGGCTTTTCCTCTGAAGTCGGATCAGGACATTGAGGAGCTGTTGGCGGCAGCTCAGACAGAGCTGAAGAGCAGTGGAGTGCGCATTTCTTATCAAACACTTTATACAGAG GACACAGATGGACGACACAAAGAATTCCTGAGTCTAGTCAAAAAACAAGCGACCGCTGAGAGGCTCCAGTACATCAGTGAGCTTAGAGCTCAGTTGGAAGGCAAAGG GGAAGTGGATGCAGAGCAGCTCTGGGTTGCCTTCAAAACTATTGATCCCTCACTGGAACCTGAAAATCTGGAATGGAATCTCAGTGTAGCTTTTCAGACAAAGGAGAGTGCATTACAAGCTCAAGCATTGGAAAAGGAGGTTGTGCTACAGCGTCTCTCTGTGGCTCATGTCAAAAGGGCAGGGCCAAAGGGATGA
- the tsnaxip1 gene encoding translin-associated factor X-interacting protein 1 isoform X2 yields MAVKDLQLPPLLHSRSSSQFVSNDDSNRGLQRHIANKMSRARLIKTKEREASSYVLSEPAEVTFQKPREKRNYGSLAKPRFLEQLECLLKRELEALDNTHSSKVQELRLQVYQEVFGYLIEEFKTYKPILSAIKKEYDITLAHLRDQIRDLLPLRAKLVLVSEQSDKKILEMRIQERDEVQALKHECRHLQSIIESMRSQQSALQIQVDHLKEDLATQYQLYRDERDARKLLITRISTMQSTQDTKHDDDNEEDESEDPVVVKMALEVCREDLTKAQVELNRLQAEYSDVVPRRDWDNLNHMHEEILMKLETLQADFNQMKSEYDTLLEVHQKSAPATQQHGSDNQHIVTTPRPNWEQCSDILGGTERCKELFEGQSSQKKLEILLKEISSQNQFFTGHGISCDIPIYLRYEGKVKNLKLKKADVIKVIKEIWRNKMAENEKNDDPRDLQTFLHSYLVEQYKDKAGEWAYSLMESIQNNLEDDLICLFNDVLTGKVDESIYHGQTQLLSHLLKVLIQSDITQCGTLTVSEFSEALRKAFPLKSDQDIEELLAAAQTELKSSGVRISYQTLYTEDTDGRHKEFLSLVKKQATAERLQYISELRAQLEGKGEVDAEQLWVAFKTIDPSLEPENLEWNLSVAFQTKESALQAQALEKEVVLQRLSVAHVKRAGPKG; encoded by the exons ATGGCAGTAAAAGATCTACAGCTGCCGCCGCTGCTACACTCAAG GTCATCTTCTCAATTTGTGTCTAATGATGACAGCAATAGAGGATTACAGCGACATATTGCAAACAAGATGTCTAGAGCAAGATTGATAAAA ACCAAAGAGAGAGAAGCTTCCAGTTATGTTTTATCTGAGCCTGCTGAAGTTACATTTCAAAAGCCCAGAGAAAAAAGAAATTATGG ATCTCTTGCCAAGCCTCGTTTCTTAGAGCAACTGGAGTGTCTTCTCAAGAGAGAACTAGAAGCTTTAGACAACACACACAGCTCCAAAGTCCAAGAGCTCAGACTGCAG gTTTACCAAGAAGTCTTTGGCTATTTAATTGAAGAGTTTAAAACCTACAAACCTATTTTGTCTGCCATCAAAAAGGAGTATGACATCACATTAG CACATCTGCGTGATCAGATCAGAGATCTGCTACCCCTGCGGGCGAAGCTGGTGCTCGTGTCGGAACAGAGTGACAAAAAGATTCTGGAGATGAGAATACAGGAAAGAGATGAGGTTCAAGCTCTGAAACACGAGTGCAGGCATCTGCAGAGCATCATTGAAAGCATGAGGTCACAACAGAGTGCTCTGCAGATTCAG GTTGATCATCTGAAAGAGGATCTAGCCACCCAGTATCAGCTCTACAGGGATGAACGTGATGCACGAAAGCTGCTCATCACCAGAATCAGCACAATGCAATCTACCCAAGATACCAaacatgatgatgataatgaag AGGATGAGTCTGAGGATCCTGTGGTGGTGAAAATGGCTTTGGAGGTGTGCCGAGAAGATCTTACCAAAGCCCAGGTTGAGCTCAATCGCCTGCAAGCTGAATACAGTGATGTGGTCCCTCGACGAGACTGGGACAACCTGAATCATATGCACGAGGAGATACTAATGAAG CTGGAAACCTTACAAGCAGACTTCAACCAGATGAAGTCTGAATATGATACACTGCTGGAGGTTCATCAAAAG TCAGCACCGGCTACACAGCAACATGGCTCAGATAACCAACACATTGTCACAACTCCCAGGCCAAACTGGGAACAGTGTTCAG ATATACTCGGAGGGACTGAGCGATGTAAAGAGCTTTTTGAAGGTCAATCTAGTCAAAAGAAGCTGGAAATCTTGCTGAAGGAGATTAGTAGCCAAAACCAGTTCTTCACTGGACAT GGAATATCCTGTGATATCCCCATTTATCTACGATATGAGGGAAAAGTTAAGAATCTGAAGCTCAAGAAAGCAGATGTTATTAAGGTTATTAAAGAAATATGGAGGAACAAAATGGCGGAGAATGAAAAG AACGATGACCCCAGAGATCTGCAGACATTTCTTCACAGCTATCTTGTGGAACAGTATAAAGATAAAGCAGGAGAATGGGCTTACAGCCTCATGGAAAGCATACAAAACAATCTCGAAGATGATCTCATTTGCCTTTTCAATGACGTCTTGACTGGGAAG GTTGATGAGAGTATCTACCATGGACAGACACAGCTGCTGTCTCACTTGCTCAAGGTTTTAATTCAAAGTGACATTACGCAATGCGGAACACTGACTGTCTCAGAATTTAG CGAGGCATTGAGGAAGGCTTTTCCTCTGAAGTCGGATCAGGACATTGAGGAGCTGTTGGCGGCAGCTCAGACAGAGCTGAAGAGCAGTGGAGTGCGCATTTCTTATCAAACACTTTATACAGAG GACACAGATGGACGACACAAAGAATTCCTGAGTCTAGTCAAAAAACAAGCGACCGCTGAGAGGCTCCAGTACATCAGTGAGCTTAGAGCTCAGTTGGAAGGCAAAGG GGAAGTGGATGCAGAGCAGCTCTGGGTTGCCTTCAAAACTATTGATCCCTCACTGGAACCTGAAAATCTGGAATGGAATCTCAGTGTAGCTTTTCAGACAAAGGAGAGTGCATTACAAGCTCAAGCATTGGAAAAGGAGGTTGTGCTACAGCGTCTCTCTGTGGCTCATGTCAAAAGGGCAGGGCCAAAGGGATGA